From the Clarias gariepinus isolate MV-2021 ecotype Netherlands chromosome 3, CGAR_prim_01v2, whole genome shotgun sequence genome, one window contains:
- the mrm2 gene encoding rRNA methyltransferase 2, mitochondrial yields MYKCLHICRVHTSARLLKKAPVRLKGKSGAEQRWMARHINDPFVKAAQLQHFRCRSAFKLLEIDDRFHLLKPGLSVIDCGAAPGAWSQVAVQRVNAAGERPDLARGYVVGIDLLHIAPLQGAHFLSNRDITSPVTHAELQELLLPQASADVILSDMAPNATGLKELDHERLVCMCLSLLDLAEKLLRPGGSLLCKYWDGALTHKLREGLTRAFQDVKTVKPKASRKDSAELYFLARTFRKT; encoded by the exons ATGTATAAATGTTTACACATCTGTCGCGTGCACACCTCGGCCCGGCTGCTGAAGAAAGCTCCGGTGAGGCTGAAGGGGAAGAGCGGCGCGGAGCAGCGCTGGATGGCGCGACACATAAACGACCCCTTCGTTAAAGCAGCTCAGCTCCAGCACTTCCGCTGCAGGAGCGCCTTCAAACTGCTGGAAATAGATGACAGATTCCACCTTCTAAAACCTGGGCTGAGTGTGATAGACTGCGGGGCTGCACCCGGAGCCTGGAGCCAGGTGGCCGTGCAGAGAGTCAATGCAGCGGGAGAAA ggCCTGATTTAGCCAGAGGGTATGTTGTAGGAATAGATCTACTTCACATTGCCCCTTTGCAAGGTGCCCACTTCCTGTCTAACCGGGATATCACCAGTCCCGTTACTCACGCCGAGCTGCAGGAGCTCCTTCTTCCTCAAGCTTCCGCTGATGTCATCTTGAGTGACATGGCACCCAATGCCACTGGGCTTAAAGAGCTGGACCATGAGAGACTTGTCTGCATGTGTCTTTCACTGCTAGACCTGGCTGAGAAGCTGCTACGCCCTGGAGGATCACTGCTGTGTAAGTACTGGGACGGAGCGCTCACGCACAAGCTCCGCGAAGGTCTTACTCGTGCTTTCCAAGACGTGAAGACCGTGAAGCCCAAAGCAAGTAGGAAGGATTCGGCAGAGTTATATTTTCTAGCAAGGACATTCAGGAAAACATAG